A stretch of DNA from Orcinus orca chromosome 3, mOrcOrc1.1, whole genome shotgun sequence:
tggtttttgtccttatgcttctCTGTCTTGTGCTAGTTAAGTCAGTAGAGTAGTCAGTatgagtactggaagttattcctgtaatgggatagtatatagtcaattacatatggtggtgtctgaaaatcacataatagcctcacttaaaacatctccttagggcttccctggtggcgcagtggttgagagtccacctgccgatgcaggggacacgggttcttgccccggtccgggaagatcccacatgccgtggagcggctaggcccgtgagccatggccgctgagcctgtgcgtccagagcctgtgctccacaacgggagaggccacaacagtgagaggtccgcgtaccgcagaacaaaagaaaatctccttagccagatttcaaaaaagcctgtggccattccaGTATGATCCAACATAGTGgaatatgatagaaggaaaattggcaaagaaagagacgcaggtcttacctgatggaagtgaaaatatctcacttttgacaattttgcaaaaacctataattacatgaattaatttctagggttcttcataggacctaaaaaggaacccatagagttgtggaacaacaatagaagcttctgtgatgagaagcccgggcaccgcaacaaagagtagcccccgctcgccgcaactggagaaagtctgcacgcagcactgaagacccaaagcagcctaaataaaaataaataaataaaaataaataaatttattttttaaaaagtaatactcaggtttgaggcatgagaaatatgaggagaaattagctaatcctttcagagcttttaaaatgtcaaactcagtctctaagattttagcattatatacaacatcggttacttattagtggtttgggaaggccaatttaaaattttctgattttactgtattgaaattcacggccctaatgttttccacattgactatatgaatgatgaagtaaagtcaatCATGCATTTCCTTTCCGACTgggcagaaaacaaaattttgaaaagtgtttggactactgacttttgatttcttctaaggcaagtgtataggtaatttttattccctgattaggagaaaaatggtggaagagggcagggttaagaattaagatttcAAGAGCGTGAGAGTTAGACGACCAACCAGAGTTCCTAAGGTTCGGTGCCTGTAACTGTCGCCGCCGCTTAAGCCTGCCAAAGCAGTGGTACGGCTGCTGCCCTCGTATTTGctacctctagaaacattcttgccagtagtggcggcagtgggactcaattacccccttttctcactctctccagaagctccagatggcatcttctgtgggcaacgtggctgacagcacagaaccaacgaaacgtatgctttccttccaagggttagcTGAGTTGGCACATCGAGAATATCAGGCAGgagattttgaggcagctgagagacactgcatgcagctgtggagacaagagccagacaatactggagtacttttattactttcatctctacacttccagtgtcgaaggctggacagatctgcccactttagtactctggcaattaaacagaaccctcttctggcagaagcctattcgaatttggggaatgtgtacaaggaaagagggcagttgcaggaagcaattgagcattaccggcatgcattgcatctcaaaccagatttcatcgatggttatattaacctggcagccgctttggtagcagcaggcgacatggaaggggcagtacaagcttacgtctctgctcttcagtgcaatcctgatttgtactgtgttcgcagtgacctggggaacctgctcaaagccctgggtcgcttggaaggagccaaggcgtgttatttgaaagcaatggagacgcaaccaaactttgcagtagcttggagtaatcttggctgtgttttcaatgcacaaggggagatttggcttgcaattcatcactttgaaaaggctgtcacccttgaccccaattttctgggtgcttatatcaatttaggaaatgtcttgaaagaggcacggatttttgacagagctgtggcagcttacctttgtgccctaagcttgagcccaaatcatgcagtggtacgtgccaacctggcttgtgtatactatgagcaaggcctgatagatctggcaatagacacctacaggcgagctattgaattgcaaccacatttccctgatgcttactgcaacctagccaacgctctggaagagaagggcagtgttgccgaagcagaagattgttataatacagctctgcggctgtgtcccacccatgcagactctctgaataacctagccaatatcaaaggagaccagggaaacattgaagaggcagttcgcttgtatcgtaaagcattagaagtcttcccagagtttgctgttgcccattcaaatttagcaagtgtattgcagcagcagggaaaactgcaggaagctctgatgcattataaggaggctgttcgaatcagtcctacctttgctgatgcctactgtaacatgggaaacactctaaaggagatgcaggatgttcagggagccttgcagtgttatactcgtgccattcagattaaccctgcacttgcggatgcccacagcaatctggcttccattcacaagtattcagggaatattccagaagcaattgcttcttatcgcactgctctgaagcttgaacctgattttcctgacgcttattgtgatttggctcattgcctgcagattgtctgtgattggacagactatgatgagcgaatgaagttggtcagcattgtggctgaccagctggagaagaataggttgccttctgtgcagcctcatcatagtatgctctatcctctttctcatggcttcaggaaggctattgctgagagccacgggaacctctgcttggatgagatcagtgtccttcataaaccaccgtacgaacatccaaaagacttgaagctcagtgatggtcgactgcgtgtaggatacgtgagttctgactttgggaatcatcctacttctcatcttatgcagtctattccaggcatgcacaatcctgataaatttgaggtattctgttataccctgagcccagatgatggcacaaacttccaagcgaaggtgatggcagaagcccatcatttcattgatctttctcagattccatgcaatgggaaagcagctgatcgcatccatcaagatggtatacacatccttgtaaatatgaatggttataccaggggtgctcgaaatgaactctttgctctcaggccagctcctattcaggcaatgtggctgggctaccctgggaccagtggcgtgcttttcatggattatatcatcactgatcaggaaacttcacctgctgaagttgctgagcaatattctgagaaactggcttatatgccccatactttctttattggtgatcatgctaatatgttccctcacctgaagaagaaAGCAGTCATCGATTTTCAGTCCAATGGGCACATTTATGACAATCGGATTGTGCTGAATGGCATcgacctcaaagcatttcttgatagtctcccagatgtgcaaattgtcaagatgaaatgtcctgatggaggagacaacgcagacagcagtaatacggctcttaatatgcctgtcattcctatgaatactattgcagaagcagttattgaaatgattaacagaggacaaattcagataacaattaatTCATTGAGTCTTAGCAatggactggcaactacccagatcaacattaaggctgccactggagaggaggttccccataccattattgtaaccacacgttctcagtacgggttaccggaagatgccattgtgtactgtaactttaatcagttatataaaattgacccatctactttgcagatgtgggcaaatattctgaagcgtgttcccaatagtgtactgtggctgttgcgttttgtagcagtaggagaacctaatattcaacagtatgcacaaaatatgggccttccccagaaccgtatcattttttcacctgttgctcctaaGGAGGAACATGTTtggagaggccagctggctgatgtctgcttggacactccactctgtaatggacacaccacagggatggatgtcctttggtcagggacacccgtggtgactatgccaggagagactcttgcttcccgagttgcagcttcccagctcacttgtttaggctgtcttgagcttattgctcaaaatagacaagaatatgaagacatagctgtgaaagtgggaactgatctagaatacctgaagaaacttcgtggcaaagtctggaagcagagaacatctagccctctgttcaacaccaaacaatacacaatggacctagagcgtctctatctacagatgtgggagcattacgcagctggcaacagacctgatcacatgattaagcctgttgaagtcactgagtcggcctaaataaggactgtgtgcacaggagaattacccctgtacctgagcctcaaccttctgggggaaagggaactactttttccttatctgtacaataccatgctgcagatgggtgacagacaatgataagaaatagcacagccagacttgcttcctgcatgATCATGATCACGATAGGGAGAGAgacaagagatgggaaactgctgttccacaaggagtctccatagaattttgcagcagccaggtgtctggaaggtctggaaggtaagtctggaaggtctgatctcccttggtcttccatgggatggatggttagtgtggaagggagatagagattgcccagccgttttgtgattatcatggattgattgagtcttctgaattaatatttttctttatattttgggtattggagcttttaaaaatgtttggtttcaggtatttttattcatgtgaagtgtatatgattctcttgagataaggttttaagctaaaatattccttgttttagtttctgaactctacagataaatggggactttgctggtgtagtctttttataggttttataaaccacttgagcctatatcagtcattttagtgtctgacataatgtttggaactatcagtgctttgttggtttatagatgatggcttaaattcttttcctggtccgtttccttcttcccttccccccactttaaaaattctcctgtaacttggctaCCAAAAAAAcaagtctgattcaaaacctcccagagCGTTTCTCTTAAACGCATCATCTGGTTCCAAATGAAGATCCTTAGGAgtgattattaattctgaagggcacagttgtggtactgtcactgatgataataataatggatttttggcctagagtgttgacctatttcaccagtgttttaccgttgactgcccctctatgctgcttccaaaagtcaTAGTGTGTgataagatttttactttcatttctaaagtttttttttttttagtgagtcctgttcttcctttttctttcagcagaaatgaaatcccaggtaagtataagtattcaaatatttgatcagtaagtcacagttatctccagtacattaaataactttcatcaaagaaacatgttataggtaaaaagctctgaaggaccagctatgtatatgataattGTGTTTCAGATCTTCTAGGGtgttatatataataacttgtcttctggacgtggtcttgaagtctttatggattCAGCCTCGGTAGTAGCGAACTGCACTGCTACttggtttggagtacaaattagagtttagccctcctggaggttgaggttttggtattgaaaaccataggaatgaaattattgtatttcagcaaaggatcgagggcttgaggcttaaaaaaggcaacatatgtgtgggaagcagtcagccttgaaagcaggtaaggacatgccaggcatgcagccgctgctcgaagggactgtccctacttgttcccctccttattccattccatgggagataaatcaccagggcccagagatcagaaagaatgtaaaatttgacaagcaaagctgtctcccctctgcacgtgcaggttatttttgatgattctgggtTTACGGattttctcccagggaagttaaccttgagccgagacagtctgtagataatgtaaaccaccatctggcaagcttcctttttctagtctatttaatctgcaactgtagcataatGACTTtggaattactgttgctgtattaccaaaatcttaaactaggatatttttgacaaatgcggtccttagttaatttttagagctacaaactgtcagatggctctgaaataacaattgtctggctattcttcagagtgatcacaatatggtaatgaccttgaggtatcactaaaaagcaggaagttgtgagtcttcctttggtgccagagtgaaatgcgagttggagttggaaaagaggcccacaaccaagtgttagagaaggaaatgtgaggtcattagtgaaaaaccaggttgaagttaaggtgaagaggcatgaggaaatggtcaactgttacagtattacaaagatcatcaagaagcatatccatgaatgtggtttgtattgcaatctgctgaaaaagagacaaatatcctggcctggccttcatggagattatattttattgattctgataatagattattgttgaaaagggcctcctataaattataaccatgcaaaggcagcaagataattttttttcctttatgtatgtgtttctcattcctactcacttctctcttaggggaagagaaaatcacaaaaaataaaattgtcaagtctcaactattccttttcaaactaattttttttgCAAAGTCCAGTGCAGacaataggttaactgttaagatttgtaaggctcaaaaagctagatttttacaaagtgtagccaaattttattccatacataatagctttggaaagaatatgtgatgatgcaaagttggaaaaagatggtttttc
This window harbors:
- the LOC117203448 gene encoding UDP-N-acetylglucosamine--peptide N-acetylglucosaminyltransferase 110 kDa subunit-like, whose product is MASSVGNVADSTEPTKRMLSFQGLAELAHREYQAGDFEAAERHCMQLWRQEPDNTGVLLLLSSLHFQCRRLDRSAHFSTLAIKQNPLLAEAYSNLGNVYKERGQLQEAIEHYRHALHLKPDFIDGYINLAAALVAAGDMEGAVQAYVSALQCNPDLYCVRSDLGNLLKALGRLEGAKACYLKAMETQPNFAVAWSNLGCVFNAQGEIWLAIHHFEKAVTLDPNFLGAYINLGNVLKEARIFDRAVAAYLCALSLSPNHAVVRANLACVYYEQGLIDLAIDTYRRAIELQPHFPDAYCNLANALEEKGSVAEAEDCYNTALRLCPTHADSLNNLANIKGDQGNIEEAVRLYRKALEVFPEFAVAHSNLASVLQQQGKLQEALMHYKEAVRISPTFADAYCNMGNTLKEMQDVQGALQCYTRAIQINPALADAHSNLASIHKYSGNIPEAIASYRTALKLEPDFPDAYCDLAHCLQIVCDWTDYDERMKLVSIVADQLEKNRLPSVQPHHSMLYPLSHGFRKAIAESHGNLCLDEISVLHKPPYEHPKDLKLSDGRLRVGYVSSDFGNHPTSHLMQSIPGMHNPDKFEVFCYTLSPDDGTNFQAKVMAEAHHFIDLSQIPCNGKAADRIHQDGIHILVNMNGYTRGARNELFALRPAPIQAMWLGYPGTSGVLFMDYIITDQETSPAEVAEQYSEKLAYMPHTFFIGDHANMFPHLKKKAVIDFQSNGHIYDNRIVLNGIDLKAFLDSLPDVQIVKMKCPDGGDNADSSNTALNMPVIPMNTIAEAVIEMINRGQIQITINSLSLSNGLATTQINIKAATGEEVPHTIIVTTRSQYGLPEDAIVYCNFNQLYKIDPSTLQMWANILKRVPNSVLWLLRFVAVGEPNIQQYAQNMGLPQNRIIFSPVAPKEEHVWRGQLADVCLDTPLCNGHTTGMDVLWSGTPVVTMPGETLASRVAASQLTCLGCLELIAQNRQEYEDIAVKVGTDLEYLKKLRGKVWKQRTSSPLFNTKQYTMDLERLYLQMWEHYAAGNRPDHMIKPVEVTESA